In a genomic window of Pokkaliibacter sp. MBI-7:
- a CDS encoding PQQ-dependent sugar dehydrogenase, with protein MIRKPTVLMALLRHPMTAGIVLTAALLLLLSCKAMASTSFSQQVLLERLNQPWSLAFLSEQEVLITEKGGALLRVNLQTRQRQHISGLPTSTVHGQGGLLDVALHPDFNTNHWLYLTYTRQVGRQFTTALARGRLSGNTLTDVKELLISKAASDTGHHFGSRLAFDKHGYLYMSVGERGDRHNAQMLTNHAGKILRLRDDGSVPPDNPLAGLTDALPEIYSYGHRNPQGLAYDPKTDRMWSHEHGPRGGDEVNLLVKGANYGWPLVTFGREYSGLSITSETTRPGIEPPRWVWVPSIAPSGLAVYRGKAFPDWQGDLLLGGLAGQLLVQLEMNEDQVIQEDRYQQQNLHQRVRDVRVGPDGLIYLLTDGANAQLIRLSPL; from the coding sequence GGCAATGGCCAGCACCTCGTTCTCCCAGCAGGTTCTGCTGGAAAGGCTCAACCAACCCTGGTCTTTGGCCTTTCTGTCTGAGCAGGAAGTGCTGATTACCGAGAAAGGCGGCGCCTTACTGCGAGTCAACCTGCAAACCCGTCAGCGTCAGCACATCAGCGGACTGCCCACAAGTACGGTGCATGGTCAGGGTGGGTTGCTGGATGTCGCGCTGCACCCTGACTTCAATACAAACCACTGGCTCTATCTCACTTACACCCGACAGGTTGGCAGGCAGTTCACTACGGCACTGGCCAGAGGTCGTCTGAGTGGCAATACCCTCACCGATGTCAAAGAACTGTTGATCAGCAAAGCTGCATCGGACACCGGCCACCATTTCGGCTCCCGGCTGGCGTTCGATAAACATGGCTACCTCTATATGAGCGTGGGCGAACGCGGCGACAGGCACAATGCACAGATGCTGACTAACCACGCGGGCAAGATACTACGCCTGCGCGACGATGGTAGCGTACCTCCTGACAACCCGCTTGCTGGCCTGACAGATGCTCTACCGGAAATTTACTCCTATGGACATCGCAACCCACAGGGGCTGGCTTATGACCCCAAAACGGATCGCATGTGGTCCCATGAGCATGGCCCACGAGGCGGTGACGAAGTCAATCTGCTGGTCAAAGGCGCCAACTACGGCTGGCCTCTGGTGACTTTCGGACGCGAATATTCCGGCCTGAGCATTACCAGCGAAACCACCCGGCCCGGCATCGAGCCTCCACGCTGGGTATGGGTGCCGTCGATTGCCCCTTCGGGTCTGGCGGTTTATCGCGGCAAGGCCTTTCCTGACTGGCAAGGCGACCTGCTGCTCGGCGGTCTGGCCGGGCAACTGCTGGTCCAACTGGAGATGAATGAAGATCAGGTGATTCAGGAAGATCGCTATCAGCAGCAAAACCTGCATCAACGAGTGCGAGATGTACGTGTCGGGCCTGACGGATTGATCTATCTGCTGACCGATGGTGCCAATGCGCAGCTTATACGTCTTTCACCTTTATAA